A single region of the Undibacterium piscinae genome encodes:
- the cadA gene encoding cadmium-translocating P-type ATPase has translation MSVSKNPEKMARYQGSTYYFCSHSCVSKFNEEPLAYVKAKKLLMPLVASSTTAPAIMASPSPAKTEASCCGGSHDHHDSHPSATEGLKDPVCGMNVSADSPHHIDYQAKPYYFCAASCLEKFRKDPESWLDPAKRPAPKAAAKDAIFTCPMHLEIEQVGPGTCPICGMALEPKEASAEEDTSELDDMTRRFKYSVALSLPLLLMTMADMLPGISMHAWLGMTLFSWLQFALATPVVLWAGLPFFERALASFKSGNLNMFSLIGVGTSAAYLFSLVALLFPGLLPQAFKMDGMAPLYFEAAAVIITLVLLGQVLELRARSQTNLAIKALLALTPATAIRVTDNGDESEIALDQVQLKDVLRVKPGAHIPVDGVLLEGRSNVDESMITGEPLPVTKQAGDKISAGTVNQQGSFTMRAERIGRDTLLAKIIDLVNQAGRSRAPIQKLADTVSGWFVPGVIAIAVLAFIAWAALGPTPALANGLMAAVSVLIIACPCALGLATPISVTVGIGRGATEGVLIKDAEALERLEKIDTLVIDKTGTLTEGKPVLQTIVAADGYRESELLSLALAMEKLSEHPVARAIVSYAEAQQATAATISGFSSITGKGISANWSGKTVLIGNPQLMSDQSIDMTALNQRARELQQMGHTVMIIAIDGRAAGLLSVADSIKASSVLAIKELQQAGIRIVVLTGDNQLTAEAVAKQLGLDEVHANVLPEDKYRFIQQLQKEGRIVAMAGDGINDAPALAQADVGIAMGTGTDVAMHSAHVVLVKGDLRGIAKARSLSKHAMRNIRQNLFFAFAYNFVGVPIAAGVLYPWFGLLLSPMIASAAMSLSSVSVISNALRLRHSKL, from the coding sequence TTATTTTTGCAGCCATTCCTGCGTCAGCAAATTCAACGAGGAACCGCTCGCCTATGTGAAGGCGAAAAAACTCCTCATGCCGCTGGTCGCTAGTAGCACCACAGCCCCGGCAATCATGGCAAGCCCCAGTCCGGCCAAGACCGAAGCGAGTTGCTGCGGCGGCAGTCACGATCATCACGACAGTCATCCCTCCGCAACAGAGGGTTTGAAAGACCCGGTGTGTGGCATGAATGTCAGCGCAGACAGTCCGCACCACATCGACTATCAAGCTAAGCCTTATTATTTCTGCGCCGCCAGTTGCCTGGAGAAATTTCGCAAGGATCCTGAGAGTTGGCTAGATCCGGCCAAACGCCCAGCCCCCAAAGCGGCCGCCAAGGATGCCATCTTCACCTGCCCTATGCATCTGGAAATAGAACAGGTCGGCCCCGGCACCTGCCCTATCTGCGGCATGGCATTAGAACCGAAAGAAGCCAGCGCCGAAGAGGATACCAGCGAACTCGACGATATGACACGCCGCTTCAAATACAGCGTGGCACTGAGTTTGCCGCTGCTGCTCATGACCATGGCCGACATGCTGCCAGGCATCAGCATGCACGCCTGGCTGGGAATGACGCTGTTTAGCTGGCTGCAATTCGCGCTGGCGACGCCGGTAGTTTTGTGGGCCGGTTTGCCATTTTTTGAACGCGCCCTGGCCTCTTTCAAAAGCGGCAATCTGAATATGTTCAGCCTGATCGGCGTAGGTACCTCAGCGGCCTATCTGTTCAGTCTGGTCGCACTACTGTTTCCCGGCCTGTTGCCGCAAGCCTTCAAGATGGATGGTATGGCGCCACTGTATTTTGAAGCGGCCGCCGTCATCATCACCCTGGTGTTACTGGGGCAAGTGCTGGAACTACGGGCCCGCTCACAGACTAATCTGGCGATCAAAGCGCTATTGGCATTGACCCCGGCCACCGCGATCCGTGTGACCGACAACGGCGATGAAAGCGAAATTGCGCTGGATCAGGTGCAATTGAAAGACGTATTACGGGTCAAGCCCGGCGCTCATATCCCGGTCGATGGCGTATTGCTGGAAGGCCGCTCCAACGTCGATGAATCGATGATCACAGGCGAGCCACTGCCCGTGACAAAACAAGCCGGTGACAAGATCAGCGCCGGCACCGTCAATCAGCAAGGCAGCTTTACCATGCGCGCCGAACGCATAGGCCGCGATACCTTGCTAGCCAAAATCATCGATTTGGTGAATCAGGCAGGACGTTCGCGCGCACCGATACAAAAACTGGCCGATACGGTATCGGGCTGGTTTGTCCCGGGCGTGATCGCCATCGCGGTACTGGCGTTCATCGCCTGGGCGGCGCTAGGCCCGACACCGGCCCTAGCCAATGGCCTGATGGCGGCAGTCTCGGTACTCATCATCGCCTGCCCCTGTGCACTGGGCCTGGCGACGCCAATCTCGGTCACGGTAGGGATAGGACGCGGCGCCACCGAAGGCGTGTTGATCAAGGATGCCGAGGCACTGGAAAGGCTGGAGAAAATCGACACGCTGGTCATCGATAAAACCGGCACCCTGACCGAAGGCAAGCCGGTCCTGCAAACTATCGTCGCCGCAGACGGCTACCGCGAAAGCGAGCTACTCTCGCTGGCACTGGCAATGGAGAAACTCAGCGAACATCCGGTTGCCAGAGCTATCGTCAGTTACGCTGAGGCGCAGCAAGCCACAGCTGCCACTATCAGCGGGTTTAGCTCTATCACCGGCAAGGGCATCAGCGCCAACTGGTCAGGCAAAACCGTACTGATAGGCAACCCTCAGCTGATGTCGGATCAATCCATAGACATGACAGCGCTCAATCAGCGCGCAAGAGAACTGCAGCAAATGGGCCACACCGTCATGATCATCGCGATCGATGGCAGGGCAGCGGGTTTGCTTAGCGTGGCAGACAGCATTAAGGCCAGTAGCGTACTGGCGATCAAGGAGTTGCAACAAGCGGGCATACGCATCGTGGTGCTGACCGGCGACAACCAGCTTACCGCTGAGGCGGTTGCCAAACAGCTAGGTTTAGACGAAGTACATGCCAATGTACTGCCTGAAGATAAATATCGTTTTATTCAGCAACTGCAAAAAGAAGGACGTATCGTGGCGATGGCCGGCGATGGCATCAACGACGCACCGGCGCTGGCGCAAGCCGATGTAGGCATTGCCATGGGCACCGGCACCGATGTCGCCATGCATAGCGCCCATGTGGTGCTGGTCAAAGGCGATTTGCGTGGCATCGCCAAGGCGCGCTCGTTAAGCAAGCATGCGATGCGCAACATACGGCAAAACCTGTTCTTCGCGTTTGCCTACAATTTTGTCGGCGTGCCTATCGCAGCAGGTGTGCTGTATCCATGGTTCGGGCTGTTGCTCAGCCCCATGATTGCCAGTGCCGCCATGAGCCTGTCCTCGGTCTCGGTGATCAGCAATGCCTTGCGCCTCAGACACAGCAAACTATAA
- a CDS encoding efflux RND transporter periplasmic adaptor subunit has translation MPLTSSFNSRLTSFSLIVLATLTGCGKAPEPQQRPPAPVSVIELVPGNAPLTKEMVGETAGFRDVDVRSRVNGIFIKKTYTEGQIVQAGQVLFEIDPEPYKAALDQAKGVFSQEVAKLEKARADRDRIAPLYKENAVSRKDFDDANAAYNTAVASNSTAQASLKQAELNLGYTKVVAPISGTTSKLVQSEGSLISASGDSGKLTTISQLDPLYVNFSYSEQDKQELDAAVRSDKVSLNDLKNLSATLKLSDGSIYEHKGKINFSDNRVDPKTGTIRARAIFSNPKGELLPGQFVRVMLDIGVRKNALIVPERAVMQSQADHIIYTVDKDNKVVPKPVKLGSIINGNVIIESGVQAGEKVIIEGQMKAPPGSTVNPVSAAAGKPAHAADSPASSASANVAASAASATTK, from the coding sequence ATGCCTCTTACATCCTCATTCAATTCCCGCCTCACTTCCTTTAGCCTGATTGTTCTGGCCACATTGACAGGCTGCGGTAAAGCGCCCGAGCCGCAGCAACGTCCTCCGGCACCGGTTTCGGTAATTGAATTAGTACCTGGCAATGCCCCGCTGACCAAGGAAATGGTCGGTGAAACCGCAGGCTTCCGTGATGTCGACGTGCGCTCCCGGGTCAATGGCATCTTCATCAAGAAAACTTACACCGAGGGCCAGATCGTGCAGGCCGGGCAAGTCTTGTTTGAAATCGACCCTGAACCCTACAAGGCTGCGCTGGATCAGGCCAAGGGCGTATTTTCACAGGAAGTCGCAAAATTGGAAAAAGCGCGTGCCGACCGCGACCGGATTGCCCCGCTATATAAAGAAAACGCAGTCAGCCGCAAAGACTTTGATGATGCCAATGCCGCCTACAATACGGCAGTGGCCAGCAATAGCACAGCGCAGGCCAGCCTGAAACAGGCCGAGCTCAATCTTGGCTACACCAAGGTGGTTGCGCCCATTTCCGGCACTACCAGCAAACTGGTGCAATCGGAAGGTAGCTTGATCAGCGCCAGCGGAGATTCGGGAAAACTGACCACGATTTCCCAGCTTGATCCGCTCTACGTGAATTTTTCCTATTCCGAACAAGATAAGCAGGAACTCGATGCGGCGGTACGTAGCGACAAAGTTTCGCTGAACGACCTGAAAAACCTCAGTGCCACGCTGAAACTGTCCGATGGCAGCATCTATGAGCACAAGGGGAAAATCAATTTCTCGGATAACCGGGTTGACCCAAAAACCGGCACGATACGGGCCCGTGCGATTTTCAGTAACCCAAAAGGTGAGCTGCTACCAGGCCAATTCGTGCGTGTCATGCTCGATATCGGCGTGAGAAAAAATGCATTGATCGTGCCCGAGCGCGCCGTCATGCAATCGCAGGCGGATCACATTATTTACACGGTAGATAAAGACAACAAAGTCGTGCCTAAACCGGTCAAGCTGGGCAGCATCATCAATGGCAATGTGATCATAGAATCAGGCGTACAGGCCGGCGAAAAAGTCATCATCGAAGGCCAGATGAAGGCGCCGCCAGGTTCTACCGTCAATCCTGTCAGCGCCGCTGCCGGCAAGCCTGCGCATGCAGCGGATAGCCCGGCTAGTAGCGCAAGCGCTAATGTCGCCGCTAGTGCAGCATCTGCCACCACCAAATAA
- a CDS encoding efflux transporter outer membrane subunit: MHKPILEKLLTLSIATLFTGCAFNPSATMPVMELPVAGSAPATPVAAPVAVQSNWWQQFNDPVLNQLITDALSNNQNLALVTAKLDEARAVFGISSAAQLPRIDIGASGSNTHVSENLGRSVSNPNKDYQLVGQASWELDLWGRVRNASNAAKQEVFAAEYNRDAALLSLNAEIAQNYFNLRALDAQLKIAEDTVQSRQESYDLQKKRFLGGVTSELDVRQAEVELASTQATLPDLKQSIAQLEAALSILTGQTPRALIEQGIARGKSMPELTLSNQIPAGLNSDLLLRRADIAQAEANLLAARARIEAARAAYFPKISLTGLLGFESNDMAKLFNTGSHIASFAGNLSMPLFDNGMTAAQVNQAKARERQATAAYQLAVQNAFAETRSSLISNQVSGEKVINEKTKVDALQRQLRLANLRYENGYSSYLEALDAQRSLFNAQLSLISAQRNQVNARVALYKSLGGGWQRPAN, translated from the coding sequence ATGCATAAACCCATACTGGAAAAATTGCTCACGCTCAGCATTGCAACGCTATTTACCGGCTGCGCCTTCAATCCCTCCGCCACCATGCCGGTGATGGAACTACCGGTGGCGGGCAGCGCACCGGCGACACCAGTGGCGGCGCCAGTTGCAGTCCAGAGTAACTGGTGGCAACAGTTCAACGACCCGGTGCTCAATCAACTGATCACCGACGCCCTGAGCAACAACCAGAACCTGGCGCTGGTGACGGCAAAACTCGATGAGGCACGCGCCGTATTCGGCATCAGCTCTGCGGCGCAATTGCCGCGCATCGATATCGGAGCCAGTGGCAGCAATACGCATGTATCTGAAAATCTCGGGCGTAGCGTCAGCAACCCGAACAAGGATTATCAATTGGTCGGGCAAGCCAGCTGGGAACTCGACTTATGGGGACGTGTGCGCAATGCCAGCAATGCGGCAAAACAAGAGGTGTTTGCGGCTGAATACAACCGTGACGCCGCGCTACTGTCCTTAAATGCCGAAATCGCACAAAACTATTTCAATCTGCGCGCCCTCGATGCGCAACTGAAGATTGCCGAAGACACCGTCCAGTCACGCCAGGAATCCTACGATTTACAGAAAAAACGCTTTCTCGGCGGCGTCACCTCGGAACTGGACGTGCGCCAGGCCGAGGTAGAACTGGCCAGTACCCAGGCGACCTTGCCCGACCTCAAGCAATCCATTGCCCAACTGGAAGCGGCGTTGAGCATACTGACAGGCCAGACGCCACGCGCCTTGATTGAGCAAGGGATAGCGCGCGGCAAGAGCATGCCAGAGTTAACGCTATCGAATCAGATACCGGCCGGGCTGAATTCAGATTTATTGCTAAGACGCGCTGATATCGCCCAGGCGGAGGCCAATCTGCTGGCGGCACGCGCCCGCATAGAAGCGGCACGGGCTGCGTATTTCCCGAAGATTTCGCTGACTGGCTTGCTTGGATTCGAAAGCAATGACATGGCGAAATTGTTTAACACCGGCTCGCATATTGCCTCGTTTGCCGGCAACCTCAGCATGCCCTTGTTTGACAATGGCATGACGGCGGCGCAAGTCAATCAAGCCAAAGCCAGGGAACGCCAGGCAACAGCGGCCTATCAGCTGGCGGTACAAAATGCCTTTGCCGAAACCCGCAGCAGCCTGATCAGCAATCAGGTATCGGGCGAAAAAGTCATCAACGAAAAAACCAAGGTAGATGCACTGCAAAGGCAATTACGTCTGGCCAATTTGCGTTATGAGAACGGCTACTCCAGCTATCTGGAGGCACTCGATGCGCAACGCAGCTTGTTCAACGCGCAACTAAGCCTGATCAGTGCGCAACGCAATCAGGTCAATGCCCGCGTCGCGCTGTACAAGTCACTCGGTGGTGGCTGGCAGCGCCCTGCCAACTAA
- a CDS encoding alkaline phosphatase encodes MPHFFSRFACLPAGVFFCCATLVAPDLAIAAKPKPAKAQKSLTIYAAGDIADCRKLPPEESMAAKTAAIINAGLQQDSKAMVLTLGDNTYPVGRPEEFNNCYDATWGKFKSSTLPSPGNHDYGMPQALGYYNYFDELAGPDRRGYYSKTAGNWLILSLNSNRNELPMQEQLNWLREQLATSKRACILAYWHHPVYSSGGHGNNDIMQAAWEMLAAARADIVLTSHDHNYERMAPINGSGERDDKAGIRSFVVGTGGARLTPLFFAKPTTEVRNNTTHGVLKLKLHANSYDWEFLAVDGNSFSDKGHGECH; translated from the coding sequence ATGCCACATTTTTTTTCGCGCTTTGCCTGCCTTCCTGCCGGTGTATTTTTTTGTTGTGCCACCCTGGTCGCACCAGATCTGGCGATCGCCGCCAAACCTAAACCAGCCAAAGCGCAAAAAAGCCTGACTATCTATGCGGCAGGCGATATTGCCGACTGCAGAAAACTTCCTCCTGAAGAAAGCATGGCTGCCAAAACCGCCGCCATCATCAACGCCGGCCTGCAGCAAGACAGTAAGGCCATGGTGCTGACACTGGGCGATAACACTTACCCGGTAGGCCGCCCGGAAGAATTCAACAATTGCTACGATGCCACCTGGGGCAAGTTCAAGAGCAGCACCCTGCCCTCACCGGGCAACCATGATTACGGTATGCCGCAGGCCCTAGGTTATTACAATTACTTTGACGAACTAGCCGGCCCGGACCGCCGTGGCTATTACAGCAAGACCGCAGGCAACTGGCTGATCCTGTCACTCAATAGCAATCGCAACGAATTACCTATGCAAGAACAGTTGAACTGGCTCAGGGAACAACTCGCCACCAGTAAGCGCGCCTGCATACTGGCTTACTGGCATCATCCCGTGTATAGCTCAGGCGGCCACGGCAATAATGACATCATGCAGGCGGCATGGGAAATGCTGGCCGCCGCCAGGGCCGATATCGTACTGACTTCGCATGACCATAACTACGAACGCATGGCACCTATCAATGGCAGCGGCGAACGCGATGACAAGGCCGGCATCCGTAGCTTCGTGGTCGGCACCGGCGGCGCCAGGCTGACCCCGCTGTTTTTCGCCAAGCCCACCACCGAAGTGAGGAATAATACGACCCACGGGGTCTTAAAACTCAAGCTGCACGCCAATAGTTATGACTGGGAATTTCTGGCCGTAGACGGCAATAGTTTTAGCGATAAAGGCCATGGCGAGTGCCATTAG
- a CDS encoding GMP reductase, with protein MHIEESLKLDFKDVLIRPKRSTLTSRAQVELQREFVFHHSGKTYHGIPIIAANMDSTGTMEMAAALGRHQMSVALHKHYDEAALVNYFSGLQNKSTAFYSMGITQTDFDKFSAVMNQAKNAIEYVCIDVANGYTEGFINFVKKVRATYPHLTIMAGNVVTGDITEELILAGADIVKVGIGPGSVCTTRKMTGVGYPQLSAVIECADAAHGLGGQICADGGCVVPGDLAKAFGAGADFIMLGGMLAGHDECAGDLVERDGQQFKSFYGMSSRAAMDKYAGGVAKYRASEGKEVLLPYRGPVEASLLDILGGVRSACTYVGAHKLKELTKRTTFIRVTQQLNEVFGKS; from the coding sequence ATGCATATAGAAGAATCCCTGAAACTTGATTTCAAAGATGTCCTGATCCGCCCTAAGCGATCTACCCTCACATCGCGCGCCCAGGTTGAATTGCAGCGTGAATTTGTGTTCCATCATTCAGGCAAGACTTACCATGGCATCCCCATCATTGCCGCCAATATGGACAGCACAGGCACCATGGAAATGGCCGCCGCACTCGGCCGGCACCAGATGTCCGTGGCCTTGCACAAGCATTACGACGAAGCGGCACTGGTCAATTATTTTTCCGGCTTGCAAAACAAATCCACCGCGTTTTACTCCATGGGCATCACCCAGACTGATTTTGACAAGTTCTCCGCTGTCATGAATCAGGCAAAAAACGCCATCGAATATGTTTGCATCGACGTCGCCAACGGCTACACCGAAGGTTTCATCAATTTCGTCAAGAAAGTGCGCGCCACCTATCCGCACCTGACCATCATGGCCGGTAACGTGGTCACTGGTGACATTACCGAAGAATTGATATTGGCCGGTGCCGACATCGTCAAGGTAGGCATAGGCCCGGGTTCGGTCTGTACCACCCGCAAGATGACAGGCGTTGGCTACCCGCAATTATCGGCAGTGATCGAATGCGCTGATGCCGCGCACGGTCTGGGCGGACAAATCTGCGCCGATGGCGGTTGCGTAGTACCGGGTGACTTGGCCAAGGCCTTTGGTGCCGGCGCTGATTTCATCATGCTCGGTGGCATGCTGGCCGGACACGATGAATGTGCCGGTGACCTGGTCGAGCGCGACGGTCAGCAATTCAAGAGTTTTTACGGCATGAGCAGCCGCGCCGCGATGGATAAATATGCCGGTGGTGTCGCCAAATACCGCGCCTCGGAAGGCAAGGAAGTGTTATTGCCTTATCGTGGCCCGGTAGAAGCGAGCCTGCTCGACATCCTCGGCGGCGTACGCTCGGCCTGCACCTATGTCGGTGCGCACAAACTCAAGGAACTCACCAAGCGCACCACCTTTATCCGCGTCACCCAGCAACTCAATGAAGTGTTTGGTAAATCCTGA
- a CDS encoding HlyD family efflux transporter periplasmic adaptor subunit produces the protein MELKAPQDGIIKDLATTTVGAVVQPGSVVMTLVPKDELADVNIKNEDVGFTQIGQKVQIKLATYPFQRYGMLTGNSRT, from the coding sequence ATGGAACTCAAAGCCCCACAAGACGGCATCATCAAAGACTTGGCAACGACAACGGTCGGGGCAGTAGTCCAACCAGGCAGCGTAGTGATGACCCTGGTGCCAAAAGACGAGCTTGCCGACGTCAACATCAAAAATGAAGACGTAGGCTTTACCCAGATCGGCCAGAAAGTGCAGATCAAACTGGCCACCTATCCGTTCCAGCGTTACGGTATGTTGACCGGCAACTCACGCACCTGA
- a CDS encoding alanine:cation symporter family protein: protein MTGLLLIFMAVIWLVIALFIIAFIASKIPGRALSLVISIPLFIVLLPMPIMDEIIGGRQFEQLCKENSTIQVDRKTRLDGLSIWQKLQEKYYR from the coding sequence ATGACAGGATTGTTACTTATATTTATGGCCGTAATTTGGCTAGTTATCGCCCTATTTATTATCGCATTCATAGCAAGCAAAATCCCGGGAAGAGCATTGAGTTTAGTCATCTCTATTCCGCTTTTTATCGTGTTATTGCCGATGCCTATCATGGATGAAATTATTGGCGGACGGCAGTTTGAGCAGCTTTGCAAAGAGAATTCAACGATACAGGTAGATCGGAAGACGCGGTTGGACGGACTGTCTATTTGGCAGAAGTTGCAAGAGAAATATTACCGATAA
- a CDS encoding tRNA threonylcarbamoyladenosine dehydratase → MQKQQEPIDIDYERRFGGVARLYGAVALERFKHAKVCIVGVGGVGSWVVEALARSAIGHLTMIDLDNVAESNVNRQLQATSETLGKAKVTALAERIYQINPFCQVREVEDFVTPENLDEMIGAQGFDYVIDAIDSVKAKTALIAYCRQRSIPLITIGAAGGQTDPCKIEIRDLSRTEQEPLLALVRKRLRQNYGFPRGSKSKFGIDAVFSMEALTMPETAEVCEVDTSAGTGTNAGANAGVTGLNCAGFGSSIVVTASFGLAAAAQVLRNLAAAAKATVASQATI, encoded by the coding sequence ATGCAAAAGCAACAAGAACCTATCGATATCGATTATGAACGCCGTTTTGGCGGTGTTGCCCGTTTGTATGGCGCTGTCGCGCTTGAACGTTTTAAGCATGCCAAGGTCTGTATCGTTGGGGTCGGCGGTGTAGGTTCGTGGGTGGTCGAGGCGCTGGCACGCAGTGCGATCGGGCATCTGACCATGATAGATCTCGACAACGTGGCCGAATCGAACGTCAACCGCCAGTTACAGGCAACCAGCGAGACGCTAGGCAAGGCCAAGGTTACTGCGCTGGCCGAGCGTATCTATCAGATCAATCCGTTTTGCCAGGTCAGGGAAGTGGAAGACTTCGTGACACCGGAAAATCTCGATGAGATGATCGGCGCCCAGGGTTTTGATTATGTGATTGATGCGATCGACAGTGTCAAGGCCAAGACTGCGCTGATCGCGTATTGCCGTCAGCGTAGCATCCCGCTGATCACGATAGGTGCCGCCGGCGGCCAGACTGATCCCTGCAAGATAGAGATACGCGATCTGTCGCGCACCGAGCAAGAGCCTTTGCTGGCGCTGGTGCGCAAGCGCTTGCGCCAGAATTACGGCTTTCCGCGTGGCAGCAAGAGTAAGTTCGGTATCGACGCAGTGTTTTCCATGGAAGCCTTGACGATGCCAGAGACGGCCGAAGTCTGCGAAGTCGACACTAGCGCTGGCACAGGCACCAACGCAGGCGCCAACGCAGGCGTGACCGGCCTCAATTGCGCCGGTTTTGGCTCCTCCATCGTGGTCACAGCATCGTTCGGCCTGGCCGCCGCAGCGCAAGTCTTACGCAATCTGGCAGCGGCCGCCAAGGCGACGGTAGCGAGTCAGGCGACTATCTAG
- a CDS encoding hemerythrin domain-containing protein: MRHTFSLDLVNSVNSPIPRGSVDNLFSSAPGFDQPLAVLKHCHDRIRKQLGTLDKMLKHLPQHGADEQARQAAFAILRYFTDAAPLHHEDEEIDLLPTLEATAQGEDAALLAQLLPRILQQHLEMATQWANLELQLKAISLGVSAALSEPDVEQFKAIYFDHMQTEETQIAPMAKRIFSDTQMKALGSAMQERRGIPTHV; this comes from the coding sequence ATGCGGCATACTTTTTCACTAGACTTAGTCAATTCAGTCAATTCACCCATACCAAGAGGATCTGTGGATAATTTATTTTCTAGCGCGCCCGGTTTTGACCAGCCTCTGGCCGTCCTCAAGCATTGCCATGACCGCATCCGCAAACAATTAGGCACGCTGGACAAGATGCTCAAGCACCTGCCGCAGCATGGTGCCGATGAGCAAGCCAGGCAAGCCGCCTTTGCGATCCTGCGCTACTTCACCGATGCCGCACCCTTGCATCACGAGGACGAGGAAATCGACTTGCTGCCGACACTGGAAGCGACTGCGCAAGGCGAAGACGCCGCATTACTGGCGCAACTGTTACCGCGTATCCTGCAGCAGCATCTGGAGATGGCAACTCAGTGGGCCAATCTGGAACTCCAGCTCAAGGCCATTTCGCTAGGCGTTTCGGCGGCCTTGTCGGAGCCGGATGTAGAGCAATTCAAAGCGATCTATTTTGATCACATGCAAACCGAAGAAACCCAGATCGCTCCTATGGCGAAACGGATTTTCAGCGACACGCAAATGAAGGCGCTAGGCAGCGCCATGCAAGAGCGCCGCGGCATACCAACACACGTTTAA
- the pdxH gene encoding pyridoxamine 5'-phosphate oxidase, producing the protein MSIANLRKDYQLASLSETDVAADPIEQFAHWFEQALKADAAEANAMSLATVNAEGRPSSRIVLIKEFNQNGFSWFTNYDSSKGHDLAANPHAALLFFWSALERQVRIEGRIEKVSEQDNDSYFHSRPLGSRRSACASQQSQPIANRDLLEQRLDEVTSEHGDHPPRPQHWGGYRLVPDRLEFWQGRSSRLHDRIVYTRGSDGLWTITRLQP; encoded by the coding sequence ATGTCTATCGCGAATTTACGTAAAGACTACCAACTGGCCAGCCTGTCCGAAACTGATGTGGCGGCTGACCCTATCGAGCAATTCGCGCACTGGTTTGAGCAGGCGCTCAAGGCCGATGCCGCCGAAGCCAATGCGATGAGCCTGGCAACCGTCAACGCCGAAGGCCGCCCGTCATCGCGCATCGTGCTGATCAAGGAATTTAACCAGAATGGCTTTTCCTGGTTTACCAACTACGACAGCAGCAAGGGCCATGATCTGGCCGCCAATCCGCACGCGGCACTATTGTTTTTCTGGAGCGCGCTGGAACGTCAGGTGCGCATCGAAGGCCGCATAGAAAAAGTCTCGGAACAAGACAACGACAGTTATTTCCATAGCCGTCCGCTGGGTAGCCGCCGCAGCGCCTGCGCCTCGCAGCAAAGCCAGCCTATCGCCAACCGCGACTTGCTAGAACAGCGTCTGGACGAAGTCACCAGCGAGCATGGCGATCATCCGCCACGGCCACAGCACTGGGGCGGCTACCGCCTGGTACCAGATCGCCTGGAATTCTGGCAAGGCCGTAGCTCACGCCTGCACGATCGCATCGTCTACACGCGCGGCAGCGACGGGCTCTGGACAATTACGCGTTTGCAGCCATAA
- the msrA gene encoding peptide-methionine (S)-S-oxide reductase MsrA has protein sequence MTMDVATFGGGCFWCTEAVFQQLRGVKSVEPGYSGGQIANPRSEQVAEGDTGHAEVVRVCFDNEVISYRALLEILFAIHDPTTLNRQGSDIGTQYRSVIFTHSAGQDEVARKVMQEIACVWDAPVVTELGSAPEFYAAEDYHQNYYKLNGHHNYCAMVVAPKVQVAREYVSQKIRGQNVEARGNYSTSQNMMTRYS, from the coding sequence ATGACGATGGACGTGGCAACTTTCGGTGGTGGCTGTTTTTGGTGTACGGAAGCGGTGTTTCAGCAATTGCGCGGGGTAAAGAGTGTAGAGCCCGGCTATTCCGGCGGGCAGATTGCTAACCCGAGATCCGAGCAGGTTGCCGAAGGCGATACCGGACATGCGGAAGTGGTACGCGTTTGTTTTGACAATGAAGTGATTAGTTACCGTGCTTTGCTGGAAATTTTATTTGCGATACATGATCCGACTACCTTAAATCGTCAGGGTAGTGATATCGGTACGCAATACCGCTCGGTGATTTTTACCCATTCGGCCGGGCAGGATGAGGTCGCGCGCAAAGTCATGCAAGAAATTGCCTGTGTCTGGGATGCGCCTGTCGTTACCGAACTCGGTAGTGCGCCAGAGTTTTATGCGGCCGAGGATTATCACCAGAATTATTACAAGCTCAATGGGCATCATAATTATTGCGCTATGGTGGTCGCCCCCAAAGTGCAGGTCGCGCGGGAATACGTCAGTCAGAAAATACGCGGACAAAATGTTGAGGCGCGAGGCAATTATTCCACTAGCCAAAATATGATGACAAGGTACAGCTAA